Proteins encoded in a region of the Elaeis guineensis isolate ETL-2024a chromosome 7, EG11, whole genome shotgun sequence genome:
- the LOC105048725 gene encoding LOW QUALITY PROTEIN: histone-lysine N-methyltransferase ASHR1 (The sequence of the model RefSeq protein was modified relative to this genomic sequence to represent the inferred CDS: inserted 1 base in 1 codon) has translation MAWMDDLQTALSAQGLTVASIPGKGRGLVTTRDFSPGEVIICQEPYASTPKKXSSGSSCDGCFASNNLRKCSACRVAWYCGNACQRSEWKLHQLECQALVALSEERKKKLTPTIRLMVRLMLRRKLQSEQVIPTTAIDNYSLVEALESHISDVDKEQLVLYAQMANLVKLVLPSLEVDLKEIACNFSKVACNAHTICDSELRPLGTGLYPVISIINHSCLPNSVLVFEGRVAFVRAVEPIPKCAEVLISYIETAATTQTRQNDLKQYFFTCTCSCCTKNSYEELRENAILEGYRCKDKKCNGFLLLESDKKAFRCQQCGLVRDQQEIEKIASEVAQLSQKASAVLSSGNYSEASAIYKTIKQLQLKVCHQCSIYLLRTHETLIKILMELKDWRGALTYCRLTIPVYQRVYPAVHPMLGLQFYACGKLEWALECTEDALKSFTKAMDVLRITHGTSTPFMRDLSRQLEEARAEVSYKLSAND, from the exons ATGGCTTGGATGGACGACCTCCAGACCGCCCTCTCCGCCCAAGGCCTCACCGTCGCCTCCATCCCAGGGAAAGGCCGCGGTCTCGTCACCACCCGTGACTTCTCACCCG GAGAAGTCATTATTTGTCAAGAGCCTTATGCATCTACACCTAAAA TTTCTAGTGGCTCAAGTTGTGATGGATGTTTTGCATCCAACAACCTAAGGAAATGCTCAGCTTGTCGGGTTGCATGGTATTGTGGGAATGCATGCCAG AGATCAGAATGGAAGTTACATCAACTAGAATGCCAAGCTCTTGTGGCTCTTagtgaggaaagaaagaaaaagctcaCTCCTACCATTCGTCTGATGGTGAGACTGATGCTAAGGAGAAAATTGCAAAGTGAGCAG GTTATTCCAACTACTGCAATAGATAACTACAGCTTGGTGGAGGCTTTGGAATCTC ATATCTCTGATGTTGATAAGGAACAGCTAGTGCTGTATGCACAGATGGCTAACCTTGTCAAGTTAGTACTTCCTTCACTGGAGGTCGATTTAAAGGAGATCGCATGCAATTTTTCGAAG GTGGCATGTAATGCTCATACTATCTGCGATAGTGAACTTAGACCCCTGGGGACTGGACTATATCCTGTAATTTCCATCATTAACCACAG TTGTTTGCCCAATTCAGTTTTGGTATTTGAAGGTCGAGTAGCTTTTGTCCGTGCTGTGGAACCTATACCTAAGTGTGCTGAG GTCTTGATAAGTTATATAGAGACTGCAGCAACCACTCAGACACGGCAAAATGATCTCAAGCAGTATTTTTTCACCTGCACATGTTCTTGCTGCACCAAG AATTCATATGAGGAGCTTCGGGAAAATGCTATCCTGGAAGGTTATAGATGTAAGGACAAGAAATGCAATGGATTCTTGCTTCTTGAGTCAG ATAAAAAAGCTTTTCGGTGCCAGCAATGTGGCCTTGTTAGGGATCAACAAGAGATAGAGAAGATTGCTAGTGAAGTAGCACAATTATCACAAAAAGCTTCTGCTGTTCTGTCCTCTGGCA ATTATTCTGAAGCAAGTGCTATATACAAAACCATCAAGCAGCTCCAGCTTAAGGTCTGTCACCAATGTTCAATCTATCTGCTGCGAACCCACGAGACCCTGATAAAG atcttgatggagctaAAAGACTGGAGAGGTGCCTTAACATATTGCAGATTAACAATTCCAGTTTATCAAA GAGTCTATCCAGCAGTTCACCCGATGCTAGGGCTGCAATTCTATGCTTGCGGGAAGCTTGAGTG GGCACTCGAGTGCACTGAGGATGCTCTCAAATCATTCACCAAGGCGATGGATGTACTGCGAATTACTCATGGGACCAGTACACCCTTTATGAGAGATCTATCAAGGCAGCTTGAGGAGGCCCGCGCTGAAGTTTCTTATAAGCTCTCAGCCAATGATTGA